The following proteins come from a genomic window of Flavobacteriales bacterium:
- a CDS encoding class I SAM-dependent DNA methyltransferase: MPTDPINSFLIYCATHIKGDEKGEAQTFLDRFFTALGHTDGYKGAGATLEHRLYNKRTHSTSFADLVWPKRALIEMKKRGEDLSLHLQQATNYWFKLAGDRPRYVVLCNFTEFWVYDFDTDPDEPQDKVKLEDLAKHKQSFTFLLPRPTVPVFRTNRVDVTDKAARKVSEVFRSMSKRGVPRETAMHYTMQCILAMFAEDVELLPDKIFTRLIAECDAEAGSGPDKCAKSFDLIAGLFRAMNEEGITEAGKYRGVDYFNGGLFQKITPVELTKHEVGMLDAACMHDWSKVNPAIFGSFFEGGMEAGERHAAGAHYTYEIDIKKIVDPVIVQPFQKAIALALEEKAPLDALYKVLALLRAFRVLDPACGSGNFLFVAYREMKKLEKQLLALIRQHSTKAADAKRLREFLEREPYVSTRQFYGMDIKSNAVEVAKVTLMTAKELWCTEHGEDYDREKALPLDNLDANIQCVDALLNTDGTQRAWPEVEAIIGNPPYQSKNKMQQEFGAEYVAKLHTAYPEVPGRADFCVYWFRRAHDHLKEGQRAGLVATNTIRENYSRQGSLDYITANGGVIYNAVSTQDWPGEASLDVSIVSWKKGTFTGQPYLYVQDKNGELYMHEVPVINSSLSIGTDVAGAKVLHCNTEPKCVFQGQTHGHDGFLLDIHTAQKLLAKEARTTEVLKPFLNGEELLSELDAQPARYVIDFAGLDIQAASSFRSLFAHVEKHVLPEREARAAEQESENAALLKVNPKAKVNKHHINFYNHWWQLSWAREDMLLGIASLERYITCSRVASRSIFEFVQSTVHPSDALMVFAFEDDYSFGIIQSDVHWQWWKAKCSTLEARLRYTTNSVWDTFPWPQKPTKKQVEAVAQAAKTLREARTKAMKDHGMSLRDLYRLLEKPGKNPIKDLHAALDKAVLAAYGFDAKKDLLAQLLELNLAVAEHEANGEKVTAPGLPIQ, from the coding sequence GTGCCCACAGACCCCATCAATTCCTTCCTCATTTACTGCGCAACCCACATCAAGGGTGACGAGAAGGGTGAGGCTCAGACTTTCCTTGACCGCTTTTTCACGGCACTAGGCCACACTGACGGATACAAGGGTGCAGGTGCGACACTTGAACATCGCTTGTACAACAAGCGCACGCATAGCACCAGCTTCGCGGACCTGGTATGGCCGAAGCGTGCGCTCATCGAGATGAAGAAGCGCGGCGAAGACCTCTCGCTGCATCTGCAACAGGCCACCAACTACTGGTTCAAGCTCGCTGGCGACCGCCCGCGCTATGTGGTGCTCTGCAACTTCACCGAGTTCTGGGTGTACGACTTCGATACCGATCCGGATGAACCGCAGGACAAGGTGAAACTGGAGGACCTAGCCAAGCACAAGCAATCGTTCACCTTTTTGCTGCCGCGCCCGACCGTGCCCGTGTTCCGCACGAACCGTGTGGATGTTACCGACAAGGCAGCAAGGAAGGTGAGTGAGGTCTTCCGGTCCATGAGCAAGCGCGGTGTACCGCGTGAAACGGCGATGCACTACACGATGCAGTGCATACTGGCCATGTTCGCGGAGGACGTCGAACTATTGCCGGACAAGATCTTCACCCGCCTCATTGCCGAGTGTGATGCGGAAGCCGGAAGTGGGCCTGATAAGTGCGCAAAGAGCTTCGACCTCATCGCAGGACTCTTCCGGGCCATGAACGAGGAGGGCATCACGGAAGCGGGCAAGTATCGCGGTGTGGACTATTTCAATGGCGGGCTCTTCCAGAAGATCACACCGGTCGAACTCACCAAGCACGAGGTGGGCATGCTGGATGCCGCGTGTATGCACGATTGGAGCAAGGTGAACCCGGCCATCTTCGGCAGCTTCTTCGAGGGTGGCATGGAGGCTGGCGAGCGCCACGCCGCCGGCGCCCACTACACGTATGAGATAGACATCAAGAAGATCGTCGACCCCGTCATCGTCCAGCCTTTCCAAAAGGCCATCGCCCTCGCGCTCGAAGAGAAAGCCCCGTTGGATGCGCTCTACAAAGTGCTCGCGTTGCTGCGTGCATTCCGGGTGTTGGACCCCGCCTGCGGCAGCGGCAACTTCCTCTTTGTGGCCTACCGCGAAATGAAGAAGCTGGAAAAACAGTTGCTCGCCCTCATTCGCCAGCACAGTACCAAGGCCGCCGATGCCAAACGCTTGCGCGAGTTCCTTGAACGTGAGCCCTACGTGAGTACGCGCCAGTTCTACGGCATGGATATCAAGTCCAACGCTGTTGAAGTGGCGAAGGTGACCTTGATGACCGCCAAGGAGCTGTGGTGTACCGAACATGGCGAAGACTATGACCGCGAAAAGGCTCTACCGCTGGATAACCTCGACGCCAACATCCAATGTGTGGATGCCCTGCTCAATACGGATGGCACCCAACGCGCGTGGCCCGAAGTGGAAGCCATCATCGGCAACCCGCCATATCAGAGCAAGAACAAGATGCAGCAGGAGTTCGGCGCGGAATACGTGGCCAAACTTCACACCGCATACCCTGAAGTCCCCGGCCGCGCGGACTTTTGCGTGTACTGGTTCCGGAGAGCCCACGACCACCTGAAGGAGGGTCAGCGCGCGGGACTGGTCGCGACTAATACCATACGCGAGAATTACAGCCGCCAGGGAAGTCTTGACTACATAACAGCGAACGGCGGAGTGATTTACAACGCTGTTTCGACCCAAGACTGGCCCGGCGAAGCATCATTGGATGTCTCCATTGTGTCTTGGAAAAAGGGGACTTTCACTGGCCAGCCGTATCTCTATGTTCAGGATAAGAATGGAGAACTTTACATGCATGAAGTACCCGTGATTAACAGCAGCCTGTCCATCGGCACCGATGTGGCCGGCGCCAAAGTGTTGCACTGCAATACCGAGCCCAAGTGTGTCTTCCAAGGGCAGACGCATGGGCACGATGGCTTCCTGCTGGATATCCACACAGCTCAAAAACTGCTTGCGAAAGAAGCGCGTACCACTGAAGTACTGAAGCCCTTTTTGAACGGTGAAGAGTTGCTCAGCGAACTCGATGCCCAACCGGCTCGGTATGTCATCGACTTCGCTGGTCTTGACATCCAAGCAGCAAGTTCATTTCGGTCGCTCTTCGCACACGTAGAGAAACATGTGTTGCCGGAAAGAGAAGCTCGAGCGGCAGAGCAGGAGAGTGAGAACGCGGCGTTGCTGAAGGTGAACCCGAAGGCCAAGGTCAACAAGCATCACATCAACTTCTACAATCACTGGTGGCAATTGAGCTGGGCGCGTGAGGACATGCTGCTGGGCATCGCTTCGTTAGAACGATACATCACGTGCTCACGGGTCGCCTCACGGTCCATTTTCGAATTTGTCCAGTCGACCGTTCACCCGAGCGATGCACTCATGGTCTTCGCTTTTGAGGACGACTATTCTTTCGGCATCATTCAAAGCGACGTCCATTGGCAATGGTGGAAGGCGAAGTGCAGCACATTGGAAGCCCGTTTGCGCTACACGACGAACAGCGTATGGGACACCTTCCCTTGGCCGCAGAAGCCAACTAAGAAACAGGTAGAAGCCGTGGCACAAGCTGCCAAGACCTTGCGCGAGGCGCGCACCAAGGCCATGAAAGACCACGGCATGAGTTTGCGCGACCTGTACCGCCTGCTGGAGAAGCCCGGCAAGAACCCGATCAAAGACCTGCACGCCGCGTTGGACAAGGCTGTGCTAGCGGCCTACGGCTTTGATGCGAAGAAGGACCTGCTGGCGCAGCTACTGGAGCTGAACTTAGCAGTAGCAGAACATGAGGCGAATGGTGAGAAGGTGACAGCACCAGGGTTGCCTATCCAATAG
- a CDS encoding helix-turn-helix transcriptional regulator, with translation MYGERIRLHRVLLKLTQTQLGLACGVQQGTISKIEKDKYTPSNELMARLALALGCDLAVLTAPPPPGTPLYTIHVNVVGPTPPAQT, from the coding sequence ATGTACGGCGAGCGTATCCGATTGCACCGCGTATTGCTGAAGCTCACCCAGACCCAATTGGGGCTGGCCTGCGGGGTGCAGCAAGGCACCATCAGCAAGATTGAGAAGGACAAGTACACGCCCAGCAACGAGCTGATGGCCCGGCTGGCCCTGGCGCTGGGCTGCGACCTCGCGGTGCTCACCGCGCCGCCGCCGCCGGGCACGCCGCTGTACACCATCCACGTGAACGTGGTGGGGCCAACGCCTCCCGCGCAGACCTGA
- a CDS encoding fibronectin type III domain-containing protein, whose protein sequence is MANIKLSLSRLIPGTLLALLRYVVSKMTGNAHFATPAVPLADMTTLGDELEVAINKAKHGGLEDRILRNNLVLDVRSMLRKQADYVRLTAQGDAAILASSGFELSKVPVPVGLPGTPFIRFVRMTGKQGEAEVVWTAQHGADAYHVRITDKDPNIQAEWQVVGITTKSRFMLTDLESYKAYWVSVSAIGAAGEGLMSDPAIARAA, encoded by the coding sequence ATGGCAAACATCAAGCTTTCTCTCTCTCGTCTCATCCCGGGAACGCTGTTGGCACTGCTGCGCTATGTGGTGTCGAAAATGACCGGGAACGCCCACTTCGCTACCCCCGCCGTGCCGCTGGCGGACATGACGACATTGGGCGATGAATTGGAGGTGGCCATCAACAAGGCCAAGCATGGCGGGCTGGAGGACCGCATCCTGCGCAACAACCTGGTACTGGACGTGCGGAGCATGCTGCGCAAGCAGGCCGACTATGTGCGGCTCACGGCGCAGGGCGACGCGGCCATCCTGGCCAGCTCGGGCTTCGAGCTGAGCAAGGTGCCCGTACCGGTGGGCCTGCCGGGCACGCCCTTCATCCGCTTCGTGCGCATGACGGGCAAGCAGGGCGAGGCCGAAGTGGTGTGGACCGCGCAGCACGGCGCGGATGCGTACCATGTGCGCATCACCGACAAGGACCCCAACATCCAGGCCGAGTGGCAGGTGGTGGGGATCACCACCAAGTCGCGGTTCATGCTCACCGACCTGGAGAGCTACAAGGCCTACTGGGTGAGCGTGAGCGCGATCGGCGCAGCTGGTGAGGGCCTCATGAGCGACCCCGCCATCGCCCGCGCGGCCTGA
- a CDS encoding tyrosine-type recombinase/integrase — protein sequence MALCLSSSQGHAFATHHLEKGTDLRYLQTLLGHGSSKTTEIYTHVSTKAIGKIRSPLDDLGL from the coding sequence ATGGCGTTGTGCCTGAGCAGCTCGCAGGGGCACGCCTTCGCCACGCACCACTTGGAGAAGGGCACCGACCTGCGCTATCTTCAAACCCTGCTAGGCCACGGTTCCTCGAAGACCACGGAGATCTACACCCATGTCAGCACCAAAGCCATTGGCAAGATCAGGAGCCCCTTGGATGACCTCGGCCTGTGA